The following are encoded together in the Daucus carota subsp. sativus chromosome 5, DH1 v3.0, whole genome shotgun sequence genome:
- the LOC108223741 gene encoding uncharacterized protein LOC108223741, giving the protein MRRFVACGRHLRSAFRRQSDIIYCGIGRRSYFVDTNRKALCKQSYNVDQCLHGHLSFVISRTLYADVSRNTDEELSSSWPSGPLVEYERRIAAGELVDGDTCQIGTLKELQRLYDELVKSADACRLDRYAASEKAARSRWLWSRFMPQSSYSPVKGLYLYGGVGTGKTMLMDLFFEQLPSNWRKKRIHFHDFMLTVHSRLQKHRGVADPLEVVAGEISDESILLCLDEFMVTDVADALILNRLFGHLFNNGVILVATSNRAPDNLYERGLQRDLFLPFIATLKERCVAHEIGSSTDYRKMTSAEQGFYFIEKYESDVLKQKFEQLIDSHSAGPQEVEVVMGRRLLVPLGANGCAYFPFEELCDRPLGAADYFGLFKIFHTLVLDGIPIFGLHNRTAAYRFVTLVDVMYENKARLMCSAEGTPFDLFERIVTISDAQQMAPRTSSRSRKNDEYDLCVDNELGFAKERTISRLTEMNSSEYLEQHAELLAEKWLPQSDNKEAIQA; this is encoded by the exons ATGAGAAGATTTGTTGCTTGCGGACGACATCTAAGATCAGCTTTTCGACGCCAGAGTGATATTATCTATTGTGGAATAGGCAGAAGAAGTTATTTTGTTGATACAAATCGGAAGGCCCTGTGTAAGCAATCTTATAATGTCGACCAATGCTTACATGGACACCTCTCTTTTGTGATATCAAGAACTTTATATGCTGATGTTTCAAGAAATACTGATGAAG AATTGAGCAGTTCTTGGCCTTCTGGCCCCTTGGTGGAGTACGAACGTAGAATTGCTGCAGGGGAACTCGTGGACGGTGATACTTGCCAG ATAGGAACCTTAAAAGAACTTCAAAGACTATATGATGAACTTGTCAAGTCAGCTGATGCTTGTCGTTTAGATCGGTATGCTGCTTCAGAAAAAGCAGCAAG GAGTAGGTGGTTATGGTCCCGTTTTATGCCGCAGTCATCATACTCACCTGTGAAAGGTCTCTATCTTTATGGAGGTGTTGGCACTGGGAAAACTATGCTGATGGATTTGTTTTTTGAACAGTT ACCTTCAAATTGGAGGAAAAAGCGGATCCATTTTCATGACTTTATGTTGACTGTTCACAGCCGCTTGCAG AAACACAGGGGTGTTGCTGATCCCCTTGAAGTTGTTGCAGGGGAAATCTCTGATGAATCAATATTGTTATGTCTAGATGAATTTATG GTCACTGATGTTGCTGATGCATTGATACTAAATCGCTTGTTTGGACATTTGTTTAACAACGGTGTT ATTCTTGTTGCTACTTCAAACCGGGCTCCAGATAACCTGTATGAACGTGGACTGCAAAGAGATCTTTTTCTACCTTTCATTGCTACTTTGAAG GAAAGATGTGTAGCTCATGAGATTGGTTCATCAACAGACTATCGAAAAATGACTTCG GCCGAGCAAGGATTTTATTTCATTGAAAAATACGAGTCAGATGTTCTTAAGCAGAAGTTTGAACAATTGATTGATAGTCATAGTGCTGGTCCGCAAGAGGTGGAAGTTGTTATGGGAAGGAGGTTGCTG GTTCCACTAGGTGCTAATGGATGTGCTTACTTCCCTTTTGAAGAACTTTGTGACAGACCTCTTGGAGCTGCAGATTATTTTGGATTATTTA AGATTTTCCACACCTTGGTTTTAGATGGTATACCAATCTTTGGGCTCCACAACAGGACAGCAGCATATCGGTTTGTTACTCTAGTTGAT GTTATGTATGAGAATAAAGCTAGATTAATGTGCTCAGCTGAGGGGACCCCATTTGACCTCTTTGAGAGGATTGTTACTATCTCTGATGCACAACAGATGGCACCTCGAACCTCTTCAAGATCAAGAAAAAATGATGAATATGATCTTTGTGTGGATAATGAACTGGGTTTTGCGAAAGAACGCACGATTAGCAG GTTAACCGAGATGAATAGCTCTGAGTATTTGGAGCAGCATGCTGAACTATTAGCAGAGAAGTGGCTCCCACAAAGTGACAACAAGGAGGCCATACAAGCATGA